Proteins from a single region of Sphingomonas swuensis:
- the ribA gene encoding GTP cyclohydrolase II, giving the protein MSKAARAIAALRAGRPVTVGGLTIAAVETVTDELLSLLDPDARAPILLSGARAAALGLANQRDAATPDAPVLIERADWLTPSSVRSLVDAGQDFARFSAGPLTTRSPEHSDDTSAALGLVRRAGLLPALWVLSDRSALSLESCEATAAIAPRTATIAARAALPVEGLDAEVQIIAVRAEEDGSEHVALQVGAPGGRAPLVRLHSECLTGDVFGSLKCDCGPQLRAALRLMAEDGGGILLYLRQEGRGIGLANKIRAYGLQDRGLDTVEANRRLGFADDERDFALAAAILRSLGHREIRLLTNNPAKLAGLEAEGIAVTRVPHHLPANPHNAHYLAVKRAKSGHLD; this is encoded by the coding sequence TTGAGCAAGGCGGCCCGCGCCATCGCCGCCCTGCGCGCCGGTCGGCCGGTCACCGTGGGCGGCCTGACCATTGCCGCTGTCGAGACCGTCACCGACGAATTGCTATCCCTGCTTGATCCCGACGCGCGCGCTCCGATCCTGCTGAGCGGTGCACGCGCCGCAGCGCTGGGGCTCGCCAACCAGCGGGACGCCGCCACTCCCGACGCTCCCGTCCTGATCGAGCGGGCCGACTGGCTGACGCCGTCGAGCGTGCGCTCGCTGGTCGATGCGGGTCAGGACTTCGCCCGCTTCTCCGCCGGGCCGCTGACGACAAGGTCGCCGGAGCATTCCGACGATACGTCGGCGGCGCTCGGGCTCGTTCGCCGAGCGGGCCTTCTCCCGGCTCTGTGGGTGCTCTCCGATCGCTCGGCGCTGTCGCTCGAGTCGTGCGAGGCGACTGCGGCGATCGCCCCACGCACCGCCACCATCGCGGCTCGGGCCGCTCTTCCGGTGGAGGGTCTCGATGCCGAGGTGCAAATCATCGCGGTTCGTGCCGAGGAAGACGGGAGCGAGCACGTCGCGCTGCAGGTCGGGGCACCAGGCGGCAGGGCTCCGCTCGTCCGCTTGCACAGCGAATGCCTGACCGGGGACGTGTTCGGCAGCCTCAAATGCGACTGCGGCCCGCAACTTCGTGCCGCGCTTCGGCTGATGGCGGAGGATGGCGGCGGAATTCTCCTCTACCTCCGGCAGGAGGGCCGCGGGATCGGCCTTGCCAACAAGATCCGCGCCTACGGGCTTCAGGACCGCGGGCTCGACACGGTCGAGGCCAATCGCCGCCTGGGTTTCGCCGACGACGAGCGGGACTTCGCGCTCGCCGCAGCGATCCTCCGCTCGCTCGGCCACCGCGAGATCAGGCTCCTGACCAACAATCCGGCCAAGCTTGCCGGCCTCGAAGCCGAGGGGATCGCGGTAACCCGCGTCCCGCATCACCTTCCCGCCAATCCGCACAATGCCCACTATCTGGCGGTCAAGCGCGCCAAGAGCGGGCACCTCGACTAG
- a CDS encoding exodeoxyribonuclease III gives MTRLRIASWNINSVRARTAIVERFLNEEQPDVLCLQETKAEDKVFPASFFAERGYVHQALNGQRMHHGVAILSKVPLEAHGRHDWQDNGEARHVGVRLPHGLRLENVYVPAGGDIPDRTLNPKFGQKLDFLGRMTRWSEELKEPTLIVGDFNVAPLECDVWSHKALLDVVSHTPIEVETLNALQAAHEWVDLGRKFVPAPERNYTWWSYRSADWTKNDRGRRLDHMWASPSVAAQAVMHKVHEPCRAWEKPSDHVPLVVDLEL, from the coding sequence GTGACTCGTCTTCGTATCGCCAGCTGGAACATCAACTCGGTCCGCGCCCGGACCGCCATCGTCGAACGCTTCCTCAACGAGGAACAGCCCGACGTGCTCTGCCTCCAGGAGACGAAGGCGGAGGACAAGGTCTTTCCCGCCAGCTTCTTCGCCGAGCGCGGCTATGTCCACCAGGCGCTGAATGGTCAGCGGATGCACCATGGCGTCGCCATCCTCAGCAAGGTGCCGCTCGAGGCGCATGGCCGTCACGACTGGCAGGACAATGGCGAGGCGCGGCACGTCGGGGTGCGGCTTCCGCACGGCCTTCGGCTCGAGAACGTCTATGTCCCGGCGGGCGGCGACATCCCCGACCGGACGCTCAATCCCAAGTTCGGGCAGAAGCTCGACTTCCTCGGGCGGATGACCCGCTGGTCGGAAGAGCTGAAGGAGCCCACGCTGATCGTCGGCGACTTCAACGTCGCGCCGCTCGAATGCGACGTGTGGAGCCACAAGGCGCTGCTCGACGTCGTCAGCCACACGCCGATCGAGGTCGAGACGCTGAACGCGCTCCAGGCGGCGCACGAGTGGGTCGACCTCGGCCGCAAGTTCGTCCCCGCGCCAGAGCGCAACTACACGTGGTGGAGCTATCGCTCGGCCGACTGGACCAAGAACGACCGCGGGCGCCGGCTCGACCACATGTGGGCGAGTCCAAGCGTCGCCGCGCAGGCCGTGATGCACAAGGTCCACGAGCCCTGCCGTGCGTGGGAGAAGCCTTCGGACCATGTGCCACTGGTGGTGGATCTCGAGCTTTGA
- a CDS encoding outer membrane lipoprotein carrier protein LolA encodes MSFLRLSARLLAPAAALTLAAPAAIAQSADPIRQVEQSLAATRSMTATFVQTDGRGRAMNGNLSLKRPGKIRFEYGRGANMLLVGDGRNLTFVDYDVGQKSAWPIAKSPLSVLLSPQPNLGRIARIEKQANPNIVIVRARDARRPEFGTLLLAFARNAGAPGGLMLEGWTAIDAQNKRTTVKLDGQRYNGAIAESAFTFAEPKKRK; translated from the coding sequence ATGTCCTTCCTCCGCCTTTCGGCACGCCTGCTCGCGCCCGCCGCTGCGCTGACCCTCGCCGCCCCGGCCGCAATTGCCCAGTCGGCCGATCCGATCCGCCAGGTCGAACAGAGCCTTGCCGCCACCCGTTCGATGACCGCGACCTTCGTCCAGACCGATGGTCGCGGGCGCGCGATGAACGGCAACCTCAGCCTCAAGCGGCCGGGCAAGATCCGCTTCGAATATGGCCGCGGCGCCAACATGCTGCTGGTCGGCGACGGCCGGAACCTCACCTTCGTCGACTATGATGTCGGGCAGAAGTCGGCCTGGCCGATCGCCAAGTCGCCGCTGTCGGTGCTGCTGTCGCCGCAGCCCAACCTCGGCCGCATCGCGCGGATCGAAAAGCAGGCCAACCCGAACATCGTCATCGTTCGTGCCCGCGACGCCCGCCGTCCCGAGTTCGGCACGCTGCTGCTTGCCTTCGCCCGCAACGCCGGTGCGCCCGGCGGGCTGATGCTCGAGGGCTGGACTGCGATCGACGCGCAGAACAAGCGCACCACGGTCAAGCTCGATGGGCAGCGCTACAATGGCGCCATTGCCGAGAGCGCCTTCACCTTCGCCGAGCCCAAGAAGCGGAAGTGA
- the ribH gene encoding 6,7-dimethyl-8-ribityllumazine synthase, with protein sequence MARILIVEARFYAHLNDLLLAGARAAIEAAGHEHDTLTVPGALEVPGAIALADESGDYDAFVALGVIIRGETYHFEVVSNESARGIMDLTLSGLTIGNGILTVENEDQALARSDPARLDKGGGAAEAALALLALRERFVG encoded by the coding sequence ATGGCCAGGATCCTGATCGTGGAAGCGCGCTTCTACGCGCATCTCAACGACCTGCTGCTCGCCGGTGCCCGCGCCGCGATCGAGGCGGCGGGCCACGAGCATGACACGCTGACCGTCCCGGGCGCGCTCGAGGTGCCGGGCGCGATCGCGCTTGCCGACGAAAGCGGCGACTATGATGCCTTCGTCGCGCTCGGCGTCATCATCCGCGGCGAGACCTACCATTTCGAGGTCGTCTCCAACGAGAGCGCCCGAGGGATCATGGACCTGACCCTTTCCGGGCTAACGATCGGCAACGGCATCCTGACGGTCGAGAACGAGGATCAGGCCCTGGCCCGGTCCGACCCCGCGCGCCTCGACAAGGGCGGCGGCGCAGCCGAGGCGGCACTCGCCCTTCTCGCCCTGCGCGAGCGCTTCGTCGGCTGA
- the ribB gene encoding 3,4-dihydroxy-2-butanone-4-phosphate synthase, with amino-acid sequence MATTLIERLTEIIETGEISRSGLARAAGLHPNSLRKLGQPDWNPTADTLGRLERLLARGTSEVLVGAEAIIDEARNGRMFILVDDDDRENEGDLIIPAQMATPDAINFMARHGRGLICLALGKDRVDQLGLPLMARHNGTRHGTAFTVSIEARTGVSTGISAADRARTVAVAIDSANGPDALVSPGHVFPLVAQAGGVLVRAGHTEAAVDVSRLAGLNPSGVICEIMREDGTMARLDDLMDFARTHGLKIGTIRDLIAYRLRRDHLVERVAASPFHSPSGREWQAQVFRDKATGAEQLALVLGPLDPTGPVMVRMHSLDLFADVLGEPGTRNGLLPSALRMIEEEGSGVVVALHAASPGSLSRSADRRAGKDVEEGETLRSYGVGAQILAALGVHDMILLTNSHHSPVGLSGYGLAIVEERSFGKEG; translated from the coding sequence ATGGCTACCACTCTCATCGAGCGCCTGACCGAGATCATCGAGACTGGCGAGATCAGCCGCTCCGGCCTCGCACGGGCCGCCGGGCTCCACCCCAACTCCCTCCGCAAGCTGGGCCAGCCCGACTGGAACCCCACTGCCGACACCCTCGGCCGCCTCGAACGGCTGCTCGCCCGCGGCACCAGCGAAGTGCTGGTCGGGGCCGAGGCGATCATCGACGAGGCCCGCAATGGCCGGATGTTCATCCTGGTCGACGATGACGACCGCGAGAATGAGGGTGACCTCATCATCCCGGCGCAGATGGCGACTCCCGACGCGATCAACTTCATGGCCCGCCACGGCAGGGGCCTCATCTGCCTTGCGCTCGGCAAGGACCGGGTCGACCAGCTCGGCCTGCCCCTGATGGCACGCCACAATGGAACCCGGCACGGCACCGCCTTCACCGTTTCGATCGAGGCCCGGACCGGTGTTTCGACCGGGATCAGCGCCGCCGACCGGGCTCGGACGGTGGCGGTGGCGATCGATTCGGCCAACGGCCCCGACGCTCTGGTTTCCCCCGGCCATGTCTTCCCGCTGGTGGCCCAGGCTGGCGGCGTGCTCGTCCGTGCGGGCCATACCGAGGCGGCGGTCGATGTCAGCCGCCTCGCCGGGCTCAACCCGTCGGGCGTGATCTGCGAGATCATGCGCGAGGACGGGACGATGGCCCGGCTCGACGATCTGATGGACTTCGCCCGAACCCACGGACTCAAGATCGGGACGATCCGCGACCTCATCGCCTACCGCCTCCGTCGCGATCATCTGGTCGAGCGGGTCGCCGCCTCGCCCTTTCACTCGCCTTCCGGGCGCGAATGGCAGGCACAGGTCTTCCGCGACAAGGCAACCGGCGCCGAGCAGCTCGCGCTGGTGCTCGGCCCGCTCGACCCGACCGGGCCGGTGATGGTCCGCATGCACAGCCTCGACCTCTTCGCCGATGTGCTTGGCGAGCCGGGCACCCGCAACGGGCTGCTCCCGAGCGCGCTGCGGATGATCGAGGAGGAGGGCTCGGGCGTGGTCGTCGCGCTCCACGCTGCAAGCCCGGGCTCGCTGTCGCGGTCGGCCGATCGCCGCGCCGGCAAGGACGTCGAGGAAGGCGAGACGCTGCGCAGCTACGGTGTCGGCGCCCAGATCCTTGCCGCGCTGGGGGTCCATGACATGATCTTGCTGACCAACAGCCACCATTCGCCGGTCGGACTCAGCGGCTATGGCCTCGCCATCGTCGAGGAACGCTCGTTCGGAAAGGAGGGCTGA
- a CDS encoding riboflavin synthase has translation MFTGIVTDIGTVRSTEARGDLRLVIGCAYEMADVALGASIACSGACLTVVDKGPDWFAVDISQESLSKTAPGLWQEGARLNLERALRLGDELGGHLVTGHVDGLAEVIGLCPEGDSTCVGLSVPAALGPMLAPKGSVTVDGVSLTVNEVSDHGDATHFSVNVIPHTWQHTTFGDLAVGRRLNVEIDVLARYLQRMTAARTAPLDK, from the coding sequence ATGTTCACCGGCATCGTCACTGACATCGGCACCGTCCGCTCCACCGAGGCTCGCGGCGACCTGCGCCTCGTTATCGGCTGCGCCTACGAGATGGCCGACGTCGCGCTCGGTGCCTCGATCGCCTGCTCGGGCGCCTGCCTCACCGTGGTCGACAAGGGTCCCGACTGGTTCGCGGTCGACATCAGCCAGGAGAGCCTGTCCAAGACCGCGCCCGGGCTGTGGCAGGAGGGAGCCCGCCTCAACCTCGAACGTGCGCTGCGTCTCGGCGACGAGCTCGGGGGACATCTCGTCACTGGCCACGTTGACGGGCTCGCCGAGGTGATCGGCCTCTGCCCCGAAGGCGATTCGACCTGTGTCGGTCTGTCGGTGCCAGCCGCGCTCGGCCCGATGCTGGCCCCCAAGGGCTCGGTGACGGTCGATGGCGTGTCGCTGACGGTCAACGAAGTTTCCGATCACGGCGACGCCACCCACTTCAGCGTCAATGTCATCCCGCATACCTGGCAGCACACCACCTTCGGCGACCTCGCGGTCGGCCGCCGCCTCAACGTCGAGATCGACGTGCTCGCCCGATACCTCCAGCGCATGACCGCGGCTCGAACCGCGCCGCTGGACAAGTAG
- the ribD gene encoding bifunctional diaminohydroxyphosphoribosylaminopyrimidine deaminase/5-amino-6-(5-phosphoribosylamino)uracil reductase RibD produces MAAAVALGAAARGTTAPNPNVGCLVIAPDGAILGRGATRPGGRPHAEAVALAEAGERAQGASLVTTLEPCNHRSHRGPTCTDLILQSGVAHVVAAIEDPDRRTSGEGLHRLRGAGISVESGIGAAEARESMAGWLTRMALGRPRVTLKLALSIDGKIALPSGESKWITGEDARAHVHLERAHTDMILVGRGTLLADRPRLDVRLPGLEERSPRRALLSRGEPVEGWEMLASPEDVFRLHDVNDLLVEGGSATATAFLAADLVDRILLYRAPIIIGEGRQSVGYIGLDAIGDAHGRWEPRDGRRLGIDRLEVYERVRQPGPASLDFARD; encoded by the coding sequence ATGGCCGCCGCGGTCGCGCTCGGCGCCGCCGCCCGCGGCACCACCGCGCCCAATCCGAACGTTGGCTGCCTCGTCATCGCGCCCGACGGCGCGATCCTGGGGCGCGGCGCCACCCGACCGGGCGGACGCCCGCACGCCGAGGCGGTCGCGCTTGCCGAGGCAGGCGAGCGGGCTCAGGGCGCGAGCCTCGTCACCACGCTCGAGCCCTGCAATCATCGGAGCCACCGTGGCCCGACCTGCACCGACCTGATCCTTCAATCGGGCGTCGCCCATGTCGTCGCCGCCATCGAGGACCCCGATCGCCGGACATCCGGAGAGGGTCTTCATCGCCTGCGCGGGGCCGGCATCTCGGTGGAAAGCGGGATTGGCGCCGCCGAGGCGCGCGAGAGCATGGCCGGCTGGCTGACCCGGATGGCACTCGGCCGCCCCCGGGTGACGCTCAAGCTCGCCCTGTCGATCGACGGCAAGATCGCGCTCCCCTCGGGCGAATCGAAGTGGATCACCGGCGAGGATGCCCGCGCCCATGTGCACCTCGAGCGGGCCCATACCGACATGATCCTGGTTGGCCGCGGCACCCTGCTCGCCGACCGGCCCCGCCTCGATGTGCGCCTTCCCGGCCTCGAGGAGCGCTCGCCGCGCCGGGCATTGCTCAGCCGCGGCGAGCCGGTCGAGGGATGGGAGATGCTCGCCTCGCCCGAGGACGTCTTCCGCCTCCATGACGTCAACGACCTTCTGGTCGAGGGCGGCTCGGCCACCGCCACCGCCTTCCTCGCCGCCGACCTCGTGGACCGCATCCTCCTCTACCGCGCGCCGATCATCATCGGCGAGGGGCGGCAGAGCGTCGGCTACATCGGGCTCGACGCGATCGGGGACGCCCATGGCCGCTGGGAGCCGCGCGACGGCCGGCGCCTCGGAATCGACCGGCTCGAGGTCTACGAGCGGGTCAGGCAGCCCGGTCCGGCGTCCCTCGACTTCGCTCGGGACTAG
- a CDS encoding energy transducer TonB, translating into MLAYAAHRRTHRRLSPTMLTLIVGGHALAIGLLITARMNPGTIFTPTPTTIYNVPLPKPVDPPPLPEPQPRTEQQRPTESFVERTNPVVPLPGPPHSLESGPPILNGTPEIGTIIETPLPQVLPQPLPAPRADPVLVQARAITPADLLRPPYPDSKVRSEEEAVLRLRLGIDQRGRVVSVDPVGAADPAFLASARSHLIRYWRYRPATEDGRAVASTLVITLRFELEE; encoded by the coding sequence ATGCTTGCCTACGCCGCCCACCGCCGGACCCATCGCCGGCTGAGTCCGACCATGCTGACCCTGATCGTCGGTGGTCACGCGCTCGCCATCGGCCTCCTGATCACCGCCAGGATGAACCCCGGCACCATCTTCACCCCCACCCCGACCACGATCTACAACGTGCCGCTGCCCAAACCGGTCGACCCGCCACCCTTGCCCGAGCCGCAGCCTCGCACCGAGCAGCAGCGCCCGACCGAGAGCTTCGTCGAACGCACCAATCCGGTCGTCCCCCTGCCCGGCCCGCCTCACAGCCTCGAGAGCGGTCCGCCGATCCTCAACGGCACGCCCGAGATCGGCACCATCATCGAGACCCCGCTCCCGCAAGTGCTGCCGCAGCCACTGCCGGCGCCCAGGGCCGACCCGGTGCTCGTCCAGGCGCGCGCCATCACCCCCGCCGACCTGCTTCGTCCGCCTTATCCCGACTCGAAGGTGCGCTCGGAGGAAGAAGCCGTGCTCCGCCTCCGCCTCGGCATCGACCAGCGCGGGCGGGTGGTCTCGGTCGACCCCGTCGGGGCGGCAGACCCTGCCTTCCTCGCTTCGGCACGGAGCCACCTCATCCGCTACTGGCGTTACAGGCCCGCTACAGAGGATGGCCGCGCCGTCGCTTCCACTCTCGTCATCACCCTTCGCTTCGAGCTGGAGGAGTAG
- a CDS encoding glutamate--tRNA ligase yields MTIVTRFAPSPTGRLHVGNIRTALHNFLFARAHGGRFILRIDDTDRERSTAEAEQSIRADLAWLGLHPHDSVRQSDRFALYEREFERLRAAGRVYACFETPEELDLRRKVLLGRGLPPIYERPERENTPVEGRAPHWRFRLDHQAPIAWTDLIRGEQKFDPALLSDPVIRRADGSWLYLLPSVIDDIDLGITHIVRGEDHVSNSAVQLQMFDALGATPPALAHEALLVAADGKLSKRLGAVGVPALQEAGLEPMALLSLLARLGTSQPVEPIADLGPLADGFDFAHFGRAPAYFDMAEVEQLNGRLLHALPFEAVADRLPGWVDSDTWDCLRSALHRLGDIEEWQGVLHGDVAATELAPDDRTYLASASEIAADLDWSGDPWHALTGALKEASGRKGKALFLPLRLALTGRPSGPEMSPLTRLIGKDRALARLRAASA; encoded by the coding sequence ATGACCATCGTCACGCGCTTCGCGCCCTCGCCGACCGGTCGGCTCCACGTCGGCAACATCCGCACCGCGCTGCACAACTTCCTGTTCGCTCGCGCGCATGGCGGCCGCTTTATCCTTCGCATCGACGACACCGACCGCGAGCGTTCGACCGCCGAGGCCGAGCAGTCGATTCGCGCGGACCTCGCCTGGCTCGGGCTGCATCCGCACGACAGCGTTCGCCAGTCCGACCGCTTCGCCCTCTACGAGCGCGAATTCGAACGGCTTCGCGCCGCCGGCCGGGTCTATGCCTGCTTCGAGACTCCCGAAGAGCTCGACCTGCGCCGCAAGGTGCTGCTCGGCCGCGGGCTTCCGCCGATCTACGAGCGGCCGGAGAGGGAGAACACGCCGGTCGAAGGCCGCGCGCCCCACTGGCGCTTTCGCCTCGACCACCAGGCGCCGATCGCCTGGACCGACCTCATCCGCGGCGAACAGAAGTTCGACCCCGCCCTGCTGTCCGATCCCGTCATCCGCCGCGCCGACGGCAGCTGGCTCTACCTGCTCCCGAGCGTCATCGACGACATCGATCTTGGCATCACCCACATCGTGCGCGGCGAGGATCACGTCTCGAACAGCGCGGTCCAGCTGCAGATGTTCGATGCCCTCGGCGCAACCCCGCCCGCGCTTGCCCACGAGGCGCTGCTGGTCGCGGCCGACGGCAAATTGTCCAAGCGCCTCGGTGCGGTCGGCGTGCCCGCGCTGCAGGAAGCGGGGCTCGAGCCGATGGCGCTGCTCAGCCTCCTTGCCCGGCTCGGGACCAGCCAGCCGGTCGAGCCGATCGCCGACCTCGGCCCACTCGCCGACGGCTTCGACTTCGCCCATTTCGGCCGCGCTCCGGCATATTTCGACATGGCCGAGGTCGAGCAGCTCAACGGCCGGCTGCTCCACGCCCTGCCCTTCGAGGCCGTCGCGGATCGGTTGCCCGGCTGGGTCGACAGCGACACCTGGGACTGCCTTCGCTCCGCCCTCCACAGGCTCGGCGACATCGAGGAATGGCAGGGCGTACTTCACGGCGACGTCGCCGCCACGGAGCTCGCTCCCGACGACCGCACCTATCTCGCCTCGGCTTCGGAGATTGCGGCCGACCTCGACTGGTCCGGCGACCCTTGGCACGCGCTGACCGGCGCGCTCAAGGAGGCGAGCGGTCGCAAGGGGAAGGCGCTGTTCCTGCCCCTGAGGCTCGCGCTCACGGGCCGGCCGAGCGGTCCCGAAATGTCCCCGCTCACCCGCCTGATCGGCAAGGACCGCGCACTCGCCCGGCTTCGCGCCGCGAGCGCCTGA
- a CDS encoding NAD+ synthase has product MTDQLTIALAQMNQRVGDLAANAEAILAARRVAAGADLLLVPELQLTGYPPEDLVLKPAFLRETEAAAARLVAATAEPGPAVVFGSIVLREGKAYNAVILADGGKELFVSFKRELPNYGTFDEKRVFSSGPLPEPFTFKGVRLGFPICEDLWLEEVSRHLAERGAEILLSPNGSPYEIDKDDLRQRLFSGRSRDVGLPLVYLNRVGGQDELAFDGSSMVFNGDGNRVVQMRDWEEQMLLTHWSRGGDGRWSCETSEVHALSPYPEDVYLAMVVALRDYVGRNGFPGVLLGLSGGIDSALSAAVAVDALGADKVWGVMMPSVYTGSTSVEDAQGSATLLGIRHDVIPIVPAVDALGAMLKESFAGRAPDLAEENIQARLRMVTLMGLSNKFGHMLLTTGNKSEMSVGYATLYGDMAGGYSVLKDAYKTTVFALSRWRNANRPDGLLGPAGPVMPERVIDKPPSAELRPDQKDEDSLPPYAKLDPILHGLIDQELSVHEVAAKTGSEVALVASLEKMVLRAEYKRRQAPPGVKLGGRNFGRDRRYPITNAFRTGD; this is encoded by the coding sequence ATGACCGACCAACTCACCATCGCGCTCGCCCAGATGAACCAGCGGGTCGGCGACCTCGCCGCCAACGCCGAGGCGATCCTCGCCGCGCGCCGTGTCGCCGCCGGCGCCGACCTCCTGCTGGTGCCCGAACTCCAGCTGACCGGCTATCCGCCCGAGGACCTGGTGCTCAAGCCCGCCTTCCTCCGCGAGACCGAGGCCGCCGCCGCCCGCCTCGTCGCGGCGACGGCCGAGCCCGGCCCCGCGGTCGTCTTCGGCTCGATCGTGCTGCGCGAAGGCAAGGCCTACAACGCCGTCATCCTTGCCGACGGCGGGAAGGAGCTGTTCGTCAGCTTCAAGCGCGAGCTGCCCAACTACGGCACCTTCGACGAGAAACGCGTCTTCTCCTCCGGCCCGCTGCCCGAGCCCTTCACCTTCAAGGGTGTCCGCCTCGGCTTCCCGATCTGCGAGGACCTGTGGCTCGAGGAGGTGTCCCGCCACCTCGCCGAGCGCGGCGCCGAGATCCTGCTCAGCCCCAACGGCAGCCCCTACGAGATCGACAAGGACGATCTTCGCCAGCGGCTGTTTTCCGGCCGGTCGCGCGACGTCGGCTTGCCGCTCGTCTACCTCAACCGGGTCGGCGGCCAGGACGAGCTCGCCTTCGACGGCAGCTCGATGGTCTTCAACGGCGACGGCAATCGCGTCGTCCAGATGCGCGACTGGGAGGAGCAGATGCTGCTTACCCACTGGAGCCGGGGCGGCGACGGCCGCTGGTCCTGCGAAACGAGCGAGGTCCACGCCCTCTCGCCCTATCCCGAGGACGTCTACCTCGCGATGGTCGTTGCCCTGCGCGACTATGTTGGGCGCAACGGCTTCCCCGGCGTCCTCCTCGGTCTCTCGGGCGGGATCGATTCGGCGCTGTCGGCGGCGGTCGCGGTCGACGCGCTTGGCGCCGACAAGGTCTGGGGCGTGATGATGCCCTCGGTCTACACCGGCTCAACCAGCGTCGAGGATGCGCAAGGAAGCGCGACCCTGCTTGGCATCCGCCATGACGTCATCCCGATCGTTCCCGCGGTCGACGCGCTCGGCGCGATGCTGAAGGAGAGCTTCGCCGGCCGCGCGCCCGATCTCGCCGAGGAGAATATCCAGGCGCGGCTCCGCATGGTCACGCTGATGGGCCTGTCGAACAAGTTCGGCCACATGCTCCTGACCACCGGCAACAAGAGCGAAATGAGCGTCGGCTACGCCACCCTCTACGGAGACATGGCGGGCGGCTATTCGGTGCTGAAGGACGCCTACAAGACCACCGTCTTCGCCCTTTCGCGCTGGCGCAACGCGAACCGGCCCGACGGCCTCCTCGGCCCGGCCGGTCCGGTGATGCCCGAGCGGGTGATCGACAAGCCACCCTCGGCCGAGCTTCGCCCCGACCAGAAAGACGAGGATTCGCTGCCGCCCTACGCGAAGCTCGATCCGATCCTCCACGGGCTGATCGACCAGGAACTGAGCGTCCACGAAGTGGCGGCCAAGACCGGCAGCGAGGTCGCGCTCGTCGCAAGCCTCGAGAAGATGGTGCTCCGTGCCGAATACAAGCGCCGCCAGGCCCCGCCCGGGGTCAAGCTCGGCGGCCGCAACTTCGGCCGCGACCGCCGCTACCCGATCACCAATGCCTTTCGCACCGGGGACTGA